From a region of the Tachypleus tridentatus isolate NWPU-2018 chromosome 1, ASM421037v1, whole genome shotgun sequence genome:
- the Suv3 gene encoding suv3 RNA helicase isoform X2, with amino-acid sequence MQTARPAIARYIPLVRGSWSVLSLARRIYYMPVAGTRIYGFHTQIYLCKSEKNDVSSLFIPVKVLRNEDDIGVGEELSSKLKKEDILKILNQFHKRPQIRKLSEENGLNNRLFEQAFISFRKFCMDSENLPTDLHIIVSDIIHGSGHVDDIVPFFLKHAHQVFPHLECMEELKKISDLRLPANWYPEARRITRKIIFHAGPTNSGKTYHALERFITAESGIYCSPLKLLAGEVQEKTNSRGTPCDLVTGEERKYANSDGTPAGHVACTVEMAPTNIPFKVAVIDEIQMIRDFGRGWAWTRALLGLVADEIHICGEAAALNLIKHMVSELGEEMEIRSYKRLTKLTIEDNPLGSLDNVERGDCIVCFSKNDIFSVSLQLERRGHKCAVIYGALPPGTKLVQANKFNDPLNPCKILVATDAIGMGLNLSIRRIIFYSLMKPSMNEKGEKEMDTLTTSQALQIAGRAGRYGTQFDEGFVTTFRAEDLPVLKEIMSRPVQPITTAGLHPTADQIELFAYNLPHATLANLIDIFLSLSQVNTASYFMCNVEDFKFLADMIQHVQLPLRARYVFCCAPINRKIPFVCSMFLKFARQYSHNDLLTFEWLKTSIGWPFNPPQTIMDLVHLEAVFDVLDLYLWLSYRFQDLFPDSERVRMIQHELDKIIQEGVYSITSLLQTGGFEKDQVITEEQLSGHNEDIQTRSMQSKSDDVFVKAASSVSIGKGQLTQQLLDKGLLTHQMLKQLQKEWEEGGNNNGRKIVTKEKKKPKRTRK; translated from the coding sequence ATGCAAACTGCAAGACCTGCCATTGCCCGCTATATTCCATTGGTAAGGGGATCTTGGAGTGTGCTGTCTCTTGCTAGAAGAATCTATTACATGCCAGTAGCTGGAACTCGTATTTATGGATTTCACACTCAAATTTACTTATGTAAATCAGAGAAAAACGATGTATCTTCACTATTTATACCTGTAAAAGTGTTAAGAAATGAAGATGATATCGGTGTTGGAGAAGAGCTTTCATCAAAACTTAAAAAAGAAgatattcttaaaattttaaatcagtttcataaaaGGCCTCAGATTAGAAAATTGAGTGAAGAAAATGGCTTAAATAACAGGCTGTTTGAACAAGCTTTTATTAGTTTTCGTAAGTTTTGCATGGATTCTGAGAATTTACCAACTGATCTCCACATTATTGTGAGTGACATAATTCATGGAAGTGGTCATGTTGATGATATTGTaccatttttcttaaaacatgccCATCAAGTTTTCCCTCATTTGGAATGCatggaagagttgaaaaaaaTCTCTGACCTAAGGTTACCAGCAAATTGGTACCCTGAAGCCCGCAGAATcaccagaaaaataatttttcatgcaGGGCCTACAAACAGTGGGAAGACTTATCATGCACTTGAACGTTTCATTACAGCAGAATCTGGGATCTATTGCAGCCCACTTAAACTACTTGCTGGAGAAGTTCAGGAAAAAACAAATTCTAGAGGCACTCCTTGTGATTTAGTAACTGGAGAAGAACGTAAATATGCCAACTCAGATGGAACTCCTGCTGGGCATGTTGCCTGCACTGTAGAGATGGCACCCACTAATATTCCTTTCAAAGTTGCAGTTATTGATGAGATACAAATGATTCGAGACTTTGGGAGGGGATGGGCCTGGACACGAGCTTTATTAGGCCTTGTTGCAGACGAGATTCATATTTGTGGGGAAGCAGCAGCTTTAAATCTGATAAAACATATGGTTTCTGAACTTGGAGAAGAAATGGAAATACGTAGCTACAAACGTCTGACAAAACTTACTATTGAAGACAATCCACTGGGTAGTCTAGATAATGTTGAACGAGGGGACTGCATTGTATGTTTCAGCAAAAATGACATATTTTCTGTTAGTCTTCAGTTAGAACGAAGAGGCCATAAGTGTGCTGTCATTTATGGTGCACTTCCTCCAGGCACCAAACTTGTTCAAGCCAACAAATTCAATGATCCATTAAATCCTTGTAAGATTTTGGTAGCAACAGATGCCATAGGAATGGGATTAAACTTAAGCATTCGGAGGATTATATTTTACTCCCTTATGAAACCATCCATGAATGAAAAAGGTGAAAAAGAAATGGACACTTTAACTACATCACAGGCACTTCAGATAGCAGGCAGAGCAGGAAGATATGGCACCCAATTTGATGAAGGTTTTGTTACTACGTTCCGTGCTGAGGATCTTCCAGTTTTAAAAGAGATAATGTCTAGACCGGTGCAACCAATTACAACAGCAGGTCTACACCCAACAGCTGATCAGATTGAGCTGTTTGCATATAATCTTCCTCATGCTACCTTAGCTAACTTGATAGACATTTTTCTAAGCCTGAGTCAGGTTAACACTGCTtcatattttatgtgtaatgtagAAGACTTTAAGTTCCTAGCAGATATGATTCAACATGTTCAACTACCTTTAAGAGCTCGCTATGTCTTCTGTTGTGCACCAATAAATCGCAAGATACCTTTTGTATGCTCAATGTTTCTAAAATTTGCCAGACAATATAGTCATAATGATCTTCTGACCTTTGAATGGTTAAAGACAAGCATTGGTTGGCCTTTTAATCCACCACAAACAATAATGGACTTAGTGCATCTGGAAGCAGTTTTTGATGTTTTGGATTTGTACCTGTGGTTAAGCTACAGGTTTCAAGACCTTTTTCCGGATTCTGAGCGTGTTCGGATGATACAGCATGAACTTGACAAAATAATTCAGGAGGGTGTATATAGCATCACTAGTTTACTTCAGACTGGAGGATTTGAGAAAGATCAAGTTATTACTGAAGAACAACTTTCAGGACATAATGAGGATATACAGACCAGATCAATGCAGTCAAAGAGTGATGATGTTTTTGTTAAAGCAGCAAGTTCTGTTAGTATTGGAAAAGGACAATTAACACAGCAGCTTTTAGATAAAGGACTGCTAACTCACCAGATGTTAAAGCAACTTCAAAAAGAGTGGGAAGAAGGTGGTAATAACAATGGTAGGAAAAtagtaacaaaagaaaagaaaaagccaAAGAGAACTAGAAAATAG
- the Suv3 gene encoding suv3 RNA helicase isoform X1 has translation MSSRGEILDISGCGSDIFAIITNTPNMQTARPAIARYIPLVRGSWSVLSLARRIYYMPVAGTRIYGFHTQIYLCKSEKNDVSSLFIPVKVLRNEDDIGVGEELSSKLKKEDILKILNQFHKRPQIRKLSEENGLNNRLFEQAFISFRKFCMDSENLPTDLHIIVSDIIHGSGHVDDIVPFFLKHAHQVFPHLECMEELKKISDLRLPANWYPEARRITRKIIFHAGPTNSGKTYHALERFITAESGIYCSPLKLLAGEVQEKTNSRGTPCDLVTGEERKYANSDGTPAGHVACTVEMAPTNIPFKVAVIDEIQMIRDFGRGWAWTRALLGLVADEIHICGEAAALNLIKHMVSELGEEMEIRSYKRLTKLTIEDNPLGSLDNVERGDCIVCFSKNDIFSVSLQLERRGHKCAVIYGALPPGTKLVQANKFNDPLNPCKILVATDAIGMGLNLSIRRIIFYSLMKPSMNEKGEKEMDTLTTSQALQIAGRAGRYGTQFDEGFVTTFRAEDLPVLKEIMSRPVQPITTAGLHPTADQIELFAYNLPHATLANLIDIFLSLSQVNTASYFMCNVEDFKFLADMIQHVQLPLRARYVFCCAPINRKIPFVCSMFLKFARQYSHNDLLTFEWLKTSIGWPFNPPQTIMDLVHLEAVFDVLDLYLWLSYRFQDLFPDSERVRMIQHELDKIIQEGVYSITSLLQTGGFEKDQVITEEQLSGHNEDIQTRSMQSKSDDVFVKAASSVSIGKGQLTQQLLDKGLLTHQMLKQLQKEWEEGGNNNGRKIVTKEKKKPKRTRK, from the exons ATGAGTAGCAGAG GTGAAATACTTGATATTTCTGGATGTGGCAGTGATATTTTTGCTATAATCACAAATACTCCAAACATGCAAACTGCAAGACCTGCCATTGCCCGCTATATTCCATTGGTAAGGGGATCTTGGAGTGTGCTGTCTCTTGCTAGAAGAATCTATTACATGCCAGTAGCTGGAACTCGTATTTATGGATTTCACACTCAAATTTACTTATGTAAATCAGAGAAAAACGATGTATCTTCACTATTTATACCTGTAAAAGTGTTAAGAAATGAAGATGATATCGGTGTTGGAGAAGAGCTTTCATCAAAACTTAAAAAAGAAgatattcttaaaattttaaatcagtttcataaaaGGCCTCAGATTAGAAAATTGAGTGAAGAAAATGGCTTAAATAACAGGCTGTTTGAACAAGCTTTTATTAGTTTTCGTAAGTTTTGCATGGATTCTGAGAATTTACCAACTGATCTCCACATTATTGTGAGTGACATAATTCATGGAAGTGGTCATGTTGATGATATTGTaccatttttcttaaaacatgccCATCAAGTTTTCCCTCATTTGGAATGCatggaagagttgaaaaaaaTCTCTGACCTAAGGTTACCAGCAAATTGGTACCCTGAAGCCCGCAGAATcaccagaaaaataatttttcatgcaGGGCCTACAAACAGTGGGAAGACTTATCATGCACTTGAACGTTTCATTACAGCAGAATCTGGGATCTATTGCAGCCCACTTAAACTACTTGCTGGAGAAGTTCAGGAAAAAACAAATTCTAGAGGCACTCCTTGTGATTTAGTAACTGGAGAAGAACGTAAATATGCCAACTCAGATGGAACTCCTGCTGGGCATGTTGCCTGCACTGTAGAGATGGCACCCACTAATATTCCTTTCAAAGTTGCAGTTATTGATGAGATACAAATGATTCGAGACTTTGGGAGGGGATGGGCCTGGACACGAGCTTTATTAGGCCTTGTTGCAGACGAGATTCATATTTGTGGGGAAGCAGCAGCTTTAAATCTGATAAAACATATGGTTTCTGAACTTGGAGAAGAAATGGAAATACGTAGCTACAAACGTCTGACAAAACTTACTATTGAAGACAATCCACTGGGTAGTCTAGATAATGTTGAACGAGGGGACTGCATTGTATGTTTCAGCAAAAATGACATATTTTCTGTTAGTCTTCAGTTAGAACGAAGAGGCCATAAGTGTGCTGTCATTTATGGTGCACTTCCTCCAGGCACCAAACTTGTTCAAGCCAACAAATTCAATGATCCATTAAATCCTTGTAAGATTTTGGTAGCAACAGATGCCATAGGAATGGGATTAAACTTAAGCATTCGGAGGATTATATTTTACTCCCTTATGAAACCATCCATGAATGAAAAAGGTGAAAAAGAAATGGACACTTTAACTACATCACAGGCACTTCAGATAGCAGGCAGAGCAGGAAGATATGGCACCCAATTTGATGAAGGTTTTGTTACTACGTTCCGTGCTGAGGATCTTCCAGTTTTAAAAGAGATAATGTCTAGACCGGTGCAACCAATTACAACAGCAGGTCTACACCCAACAGCTGATCAGATTGAGCTGTTTGCATATAATCTTCCTCATGCTACCTTAGCTAACTTGATAGACATTTTTCTAAGCCTGAGTCAGGTTAACACTGCTtcatattttatgtgtaatgtagAAGACTTTAAGTTCCTAGCAGATATGATTCAACATGTTCAACTACCTTTAAGAGCTCGCTATGTCTTCTGTTGTGCACCAATAAATCGCAAGATACCTTTTGTATGCTCAATGTTTCTAAAATTTGCCAGACAATATAGTCATAATGATCTTCTGACCTTTGAATGGTTAAAGACAAGCATTGGTTGGCCTTTTAATCCACCACAAACAATAATGGACTTAGTGCATCTGGAAGCAGTTTTTGATGTTTTGGATTTGTACCTGTGGTTAAGCTACAGGTTTCAAGACCTTTTTCCGGATTCTGAGCGTGTTCGGATGATACAGCATGAACTTGACAAAATAATTCAGGAGGGTGTATATAGCATCACTAGTTTACTTCAGACTGGAGGATTTGAGAAAGATCAAGTTATTACTGAAGAACAACTTTCAGGACATAATGAGGATATACAGACCAGATCAATGCAGTCAAAGAGTGATGATGTTTTTGTTAAAGCAGCAAGTTCTGTTAGTATTGGAAAAGGACAATTAACACAGCAGCTTTTAGATAAAGGACTGCTAACTCACCAGATGTTAAAGCAACTTCAAAAAGAGTGGGAAGAAGGTGGTAATAACAATGGTAGGAAAAtagtaacaaaagaaaagaaaaagccaAAGAGAACTAGAAAATAG